GAGCCCCAGGGATcttgcagacccctgcagagaAGGCCCTCTGCTTGACAAAGTGCTTTGGAAAACCCCACGGGTCCTGGCAAGCTGATGCCCAGGGCACCCACAGGGACAGGCACCATAGCAGCACCCGAGCCCGCTATGCGCTACGTGAGCGACCCactcccagccagccccaggggGTGACGAGGGAGGTGGGAGGCACCCACAGTGCCAGACGTggtgccagagccagcagggaTGGACGCAGAGACGAGGAGGTGATGCCAGCTGCGGGCTCACAGGCGGGACACCACCCTCGGGTCCAAAGGAGCGGAGCAGGCTGGGGCACGGAGCAGGCGGCGGCAGCTGCGTCCCCACGGGGCCGGTGCCAGCGCTGCAACAAGAGCAAAGCTGGGTTGAGTTCTCTCCTCGCAGCCTCACCCGCGTCCCGCCTCCCGTGTGCCgctgctcctcacctgcctCAGAAGGGCATCGGGCCCTTGTGGGAGAGCCGCGGCCGAGGCCGGGGCCGCCGGACCTTCCGTGTCCCCGCCGGCCGGTACCCGGCCCCGCGCCGAGCACCCCGCGGCCGCACCAGTGTCCGGATGAGGCCGTTCTGGGCATCGTTGCTGTCTGGCGCCTGGCACAGTGGTCCTGGGGGTGCAGGTAGAGCGTTAGCTGGGTTCCCGCATCC
This genomic window from Pogoniulus pusillus isolate bPogPus1 chromosome 19, bPogPus1.pri, whole genome shotgun sequence contains:
- the APLN gene encoding apelin → MAPTRWLLALLLLWLALAAAGPLCQAPDSNDAQNGLIRTLVRPRGARRGAGYRPAGTRKVRRPRPRPRLSHKGPMPF